In the Vibrio gigantis genome, one interval contains:
- the glpE gene encoding thiosulfate sulfurtransferase GlpE: MDQFKHIDVKGAQALIEQGEARLVDIRDPQSFAVAHSKTAYHLTNDTMVSFMDEVEFEQPILVMCYHGISSQGAAQYLVNQGFEEVYSVDGGFEAWHRAELPVIAG, from the coding sequence ATGGACCAGTTTAAACATATCGACGTTAAAGGTGCTCAAGCCCTCATTGAGCAAGGCGAAGCCCGACTTGTCGATATACGTGACCCGCAGTCTTTTGCGGTTGCCCATTCAAAAACAGCCTACCATCTGACTAACGATACAATGGTGTCGTTCATGGATGAGGTTGAGTTCGAACAACCTATCTTGGTGATGTGCTATCACGGTATTAGTAGCCAAGGTGCAGCACAATATTTAGTGAACCAAGGCTTTGAAGAGGTATATAGTGTAGACGGCGGTTTCGAAGCTTGGCACCGTGCTGAACTTCCTGTGATTGCTGGTTAA
- the rpoH gene encoding RNA polymerase sigma factor RpoH, with product MANQAYQMALVTQDSLDSYIRSANSYPMLTPEEERGLAERLHYKGEIDAAKGLILSHLRFVVHVARGYSGYGLPMADLVQEGNIGLMKAVKRFNPEVGVRLVSFAVHWIKAEIHEYVLRNWRIVKIATTKAQRKLFFNLRKSKKRLGWFNNGEVETVARELGVEPSEVREMESRLAAQDATFEAPMDDDDGGSAYTAPVYYLEDKASDVAETVEAANWESHTNNRLGLALASLDERSQHIVRSRWLDDNKATLQDLADTYSISAERVRQLEKNAMKKLKQAVGDF from the coding sequence ATGGCAAACCAAGCGTATCAAATGGCTTTAGTCACACAAGATAGTTTAGATAGCTATATCCGCTCAGCGAACAGCTATCCAATGCTGACACCTGAAGAGGAACGTGGACTTGCAGAGCGATTACATTACAAAGGTGAGATCGACGCTGCGAAAGGCTTGATCCTTTCCCACCTACGATTCGTGGTGCACGTTGCAAGAGGCTACTCTGGCTACGGGCTGCCAATGGCTGATCTCGTCCAAGAAGGTAACATCGGCTTGATGAAGGCTGTTAAGCGCTTCAATCCAGAAGTTGGTGTTCGTCTGGTCTCGTTTGCTGTTCACTGGATCAAAGCTGAAATCCATGAATACGTTCTACGTAACTGGCGTATCGTTAAAATTGCGACTACTAAGGCACAGCGTAAACTGTTCTTTAACCTTCGTAAGTCTAAAAAGCGTTTAGGTTGGTTTAATAACGGTGAAGTTGAGACGGTTGCTCGCGAACTGGGTGTTGAACCTTCAGAAGTTCGTGAGATGGAATCTCGCTTAGCAGCACAAGATGCGACGTTTGAAGCGCCTATGGACGATGACGATGGCGGTTCTGCTTATACCGCTCCAGTTTATTACCTAGAAGACAAAGCATCAGACGTTGCTGAAACGGTTGAAGCGGCTAACTGGGAGTCACACACCAATAATCGCCTAGGGCTAGCACTAGCAAGCTTGGACGAGCGTAGCCAACATATTGTTCGCTCACGTTGGTTAGATGACAACAAAGCAACGCTACAAGATTTAGCGGATACCTACAGCATTTCTGCAGAGCGTGTTCGCCAGTTAGAGAAGAATGCGATGAAGAAACTGAAACAAGCCGTTGGTGATTTCTAA
- a CDS encoding flagellar basal body-associated protein FliL, whose product MHKRYVAQIFLAITLLFSASSFAEEESAPKLAYFTLEPDLTTNFYTKGKKLGYIQVRLDIMVANSNDLAAIEHHQPLIRDAVIELLGKQNEETIKSLSGREDLRKSLVEHLNKILLPETGKTLIADLLFTKYLYQ is encoded by the coding sequence ATGCACAAACGTTATGTAGCCCAAATATTTCTTGCGATTACCCTACTCTTTTCAGCATCAAGTTTCGCTGAAGAAGAATCGGCACCCAAACTCGCCTACTTCACACTAGAGCCAGACCTGACTACCAATTTTTACACTAAAGGTAAAAAGTTGGGCTACATTCAGGTTCGTCTCGATATCATGGTTGCAAATAGTAACGACTTAGCCGCCATTGAGCATCACCAACCACTTATTCGTGATGCGGTAATTGAGTTGCTTGGTAAACAAAATGAAGAAACCATTAAGTCTCTGTCTGGCCGTGAAGACCTAAGAAAATCCTTAGTTGAGCACCTCAACAAGATTTTGCTTCCGGAGACAGGTAAAACCCTCATTGCTGACTTACTGTTTACCAAATACCTTTATCAGTAA
- a CDS encoding chorismate lyase, whose translation MNQPISLYLNSLMNVDWQSTETFDFPNETTKEWLMEQGSLSRKLGKSCQHLSVELLHNQVVERSLLQQDEEDLLSSFDCLLRKVILKGDDEPWVLGRTLIPRVTLEDHQHSDLSQQGNVPLGLTVFSAENVERDALQVGWVIAGDERLLARRSRLWMNHKPMLVAELFLPTAPIYSKESV comes from the coding sequence ATGAATCAGCCAATATCGCTGTATCTTAATTCGTTAATGAATGTAGATTGGCAAAGTACAGAAACATTTGATTTTCCTAATGAAACCACCAAAGAGTGGCTGATGGAGCAAGGTTCTCTTTCCCGCAAATTGGGCAAGAGCTGTCAGCACCTATCTGTTGAGTTGCTTCATAATCAAGTTGTAGAACGCTCATTGCTACAACAGGACGAGGAAGATCTTTTATCATCGTTCGATTGCTTACTGCGTAAAGTCATATTGAAGGGTGATGATGAGCCGTGGGTGTTAGGTCGAACCTTGATTCCCCGAGTCACGCTAGAAGATCATCAGCACTCTGACCTTTCTCAACAAGGCAATGTTCCGCTTGGATTAACTGTTTTCAGTGCTGAGAACGTGGAGAGAGATGCGCTGCAAGTCGGTTGGGTTATCGCAGGTGATGAGCGATTACTCGCGCGCCGTTCTCGACTATGGATGAACCATAAACCGATGCTTGTGGCAGAACTGTTTTTACCCACAGCCCCAATTTACTCTAAGGAGAGTGTGTAA
- the ftsX gene encoding permease-like cell division protein FtsX, translated as MAANKRIKKPQSNRAANRASSDGFFVVHWKQAKSSFSEMWQRPLGNLLTLAVISMALAMPACLYLLGKNVGEVAKDVTSPSQISAYVEDGIPEPRVMVLKDEIESLDQVELVEYISPQQGLEDLSQYSGFEDALTILDDYSLPGVLVITPSVHSDTQIKELAGTVKQQELVTDVRLDEDWLARLDAIKALAAVIVITLTVLMLGAVFLIIGNTLRFNVLAHKEEIQTMKLIGATDSYILRPYLYAGMWFGVLGSISAWVMTALITVLLNSAVDDLAQLYDSHFRLIGLSWDESLLLLIVGTLLGSVAAKLSAQRHLKEIEPV; from the coding sequence ATGGCCGCGAATAAGCGCATCAAGAAACCTCAATCCAATCGAGCTGCAAACCGCGCTTCAAGCGATGGCTTCTTTGTTGTTCATTGGAAACAAGCCAAGTCATCGTTCTCGGAAATGTGGCAGCGTCCGTTAGGCAATTTGCTGACCCTTGCAGTGATCTCAATGGCTTTGGCGATGCCAGCTTGTTTGTACCTATTGGGTAAAAATGTTGGTGAAGTGGCGAAAGATGTCACTAGTCCGTCACAAATAAGTGCTTATGTAGAGGATGGTATTCCTGAGCCTCGAGTCATGGTGCTTAAGGATGAAATCGAAAGTTTGGATCAAGTCGAGTTAGTGGAGTACATTTCGCCGCAGCAAGGCCTTGAAGACCTCAGCCAGTATTCTGGGTTTGAAGATGCTCTAACCATCCTAGACGATTATTCACTGCCGGGTGTGCTGGTGATTACGCCAAGCGTACACAGCGATACCCAAATAAAAGAATTGGCAGGCACAGTTAAACAACAAGAATTAGTCACCGATGTTCGCCTAGACGAAGATTGGTTAGCTCGATTAGATGCTATCAAAGCATTAGCGGCTGTGATCGTGATTACCTTAACGGTATTAATGCTAGGCGCAGTATTTTTGATTATCGGCAATACATTGCGATTTAATGTATTGGCGCATAAAGAAGAGATTCAAACCATGAAGCTGATTGGTGCGACTGACAGCTATATTCTTCGACCATACCTTTATGCGGGTATGTGGTTTGGCGTTTTAGGTTCGATTAGCGCGTGGGTAATGACGGCATTGATTACCGTATTACTGAACAGTGCTGTGGATGATTTGGCTCAGCTATACGATAGTCATTTCCGTTTAATTGGCCTGAGTTGGGATGAATCTTTACTGCTTTTGATCGTCGGAACGCTGCTTGGTAGTGTGGCTGCGAAGCTTTCAGCACAGCGTCACCTAAAAGAAATTGAACCAGTTTAG
- the plsB gene encoding glycerol-3-phosphate 1-O-acyltransferase PlsB codes for MSSGQSFSRSLMKLPLSVLVKGTSIPSNPVEDLNIDLSKPIVYALPFRSSVDILTLQKHALELGLPDPLSMLEINGKSLQRYVFISSRKTLLQDDDYVPSSSIEVFSELLSLHADDSELDVQVIPATVLWGRKPGKENNQKPYLQAMNGLEKSKAVLLAGRDCLVRFSPVVSLRYMANSHGTDSTIAHKLARVARIHFSRQKLAASGPNLPSRQALFDRLLKSEAIKKAIEDEAQAKNISIEKASKEAQDIMDEIAANFSYSLIKRGEKILGWLWNKLYQGLHISNASTVRKLAQDGHEIVYVPCHRSHMDYLLLSYVLYHEGMVPPHIAAGINLNFFPAGPIFRHGGAFFIRRSFKGNKLYSTIFREYLAELFAKGYSVEYFSEGGRSRTGRLLQAKTGMLAMTIQAMLRGMNRPVTLVPVYIGYEHVMEVATYAKELRGKRKEKENASLVIRTIRKLRNFGKGYVNFGEPIQLNQYLNEHSPEWTKDIDPMGTSKPQWMNPVVNDLATKMMTHINDAAATNALTLCATALLASRQRALSRDSLVSQINCYLSLLKNVPYSATFTVPKDSAEDLVKHAESLNKFLIESDSMGDIISLDRHQSILMTYYRNNIIHLFALPSLIAQMTIRQHGLTIDTIQKNVAAIYPFLKKELFLSYDEDQLEDVVSKIIEELVGQGMLVVSDNEVTINQSNSQALMLLGRTISETLQRYSIALNLLAENPDLDKSDLEQKSQDIAQRLGRLQGINAPEFFDKGVFASMFATLKQQQYLDNNGNCDLEKTQQFAKLLYSMLYPEVRLTIQESIHQAE; via the coding sequence ATGTCTTCTGGACAATCTTTTTCACGTTCATTAATGAAGCTACCTTTATCCGTATTGGTAAAGGGCACATCAATTCCTTCAAACCCTGTCGAGGATTTGAACATTGATTTGAGCAAACCGATTGTATACGCCTTACCGTTTCGCTCAAGTGTAGACATTCTTACATTGCAAAAACATGCACTTGAATTAGGTCTACCTGATCCGTTGAGCATGCTTGAAATCAACGGCAAATCACTGCAACGCTATGTTTTTATCTCTTCTCGCAAAACTCTACTGCAAGACGATGATTATGTACCAAGCTCTTCAATTGAAGTTTTCTCTGAATTGCTTTCACTGCACGCTGACGACTCTGAACTCGATGTTCAAGTCATCCCAGCCACTGTGCTGTGGGGACGCAAACCTGGTAAAGAGAATAATCAGAAGCCTTACCTACAGGCAATGAACGGCTTAGAGAAATCAAAAGCAGTATTGCTAGCAGGCCGCGACTGTCTGGTTCGTTTTAGTCCAGTGGTTTCTCTACGCTATATGGCCAATTCACACGGCACCGACAGCACCATCGCTCACAAACTGGCGCGCGTGGCACGAATTCACTTTTCTCGCCAGAAACTTGCTGCCTCAGGCCCTAACCTGCCAAGCCGCCAAGCTCTGTTCGATCGCCTACTAAAATCAGAAGCGATCAAGAAAGCGATTGAAGACGAAGCGCAAGCAAAGAACATCTCGATCGAGAAAGCGAGCAAAGAAGCTCAAGACATCATGGACGAGATTGCGGCGAACTTCTCTTACTCGCTGATCAAGCGTGGTGAGAAGATTCTTGGCTGGCTGTGGAATAAGCTATACCAAGGCCTGCATATCAGCAACGCTTCAACGGTTCGTAAACTGGCTCAAGATGGCCACGAGATCGTTTATGTGCCTTGTCACCGTAGCCACATGGATTACTTGTTGCTTTCTTATGTGCTTTACCACGAAGGCATGGTGCCTCCACATATCGCTGCGGGTATCAACCTGAACTTCTTCCCTGCAGGTCCGATTTTCCGTCATGGTGGTGCGTTCTTTATTCGCCGTAGTTTCAAAGGCAATAAGCTTTACTCGACCATTTTCCGTGAATACCTAGCGGAATTGTTCGCTAAAGGTTACTCAGTAGAGTACTTCAGTGAAGGTGGTCGTTCTCGTACTGGTCGTTTACTGCAAGCGAAAACGGGCATGCTGGCGATGACAATTCAAGCAATGCTGCGTGGCATGAACCGTCCGGTGACGTTGGTTCCTGTGTACATCGGCTACGAGCACGTGATGGAAGTAGCGACCTACGCAAAAGAACTTCGTGGCAAACGAAAAGAAAAAGAAAACGCGAGCCTAGTGATTCGTACCATTCGTAAGTTGCGTAACTTTGGTAAAGGCTACGTTAACTTCGGTGAGCCGATTCAGCTGAACCAATATCTGAACGAGCACTCACCAGAGTGGACTAAAGATATCGACCCAATGGGAACCAGTAAACCACAATGGATGAATCCAGTGGTTAATGACTTGGCAACCAAAATGATGACGCACATTAATGATGCGGCAGCGACCAACGCACTAACACTTTGTGCAACGGCGCTATTGGCTTCAAGACAGCGTGCATTGTCTCGTGACTCTTTGGTTTCTCAGATCAATTGCTACCTGTCTCTGCTTAAGAACGTTCCATATTCCGCAACTTTCACTGTGCCAAAAGACAGCGCTGAAGATCTGGTAAAACATGCTGAATCACTGAACAAGTTCTTAATTGAATCAGACTCAATGGGCGACATCATTTCGCTAGACCGTCATCAGTCAATTCTGATGACCTACTACCGTAATAACATCATCCACTTGTTTGCATTACCATCGTTAATTGCTCAAATGACCATTCGTCAGCACGGCCTAACGATTGATACGATTCAAAAGAATGTTGCAGCAATCTACCCGTTCTTGAAGAAAGAGCTGTTCCTAAGCTACGACGAAGATCAGCTTGAAGATGTGGTTTCGAAGATCATTGAAGAGCTAGTCGGCCAAGGCATGCTTGTCGTTTCTGATAACGAAGTCACCATCAACCAGTCAAACAGCCAAGCACTGATGCTACTAGGCCGTACGATTTCAGAGACGCTACAACGCTACTCTATTGCTCTGAATCTGTTGGCAGAGAATCCTGATTTGGATAAATCAGACCTTGAACAAAAGAGCCAAGACATCGCCCAGCGACTTGGTCGTCTACAAGGTATCAATGCACCAGAGTTCTTCGATAAAGGCGTATTTGCGTCGATGTTCGCAACTCTGAAACAACAGCAATACCTGGATAACAATGGTAACTGTGATTTAGAAAAGACTCAGCAATTCGCTAAGCTTCTCTACTCAATGCTTTACCCTGAAGTACGTTTGACGATTCAAGAAAGTATCCATCAAGCAGAGTAA
- the rsmD gene encoding 16S rRNA (guanine(966)-N(2))-methyltransferase RsmD, which yields MVRRRQQNTSQKKPSGGFVRIISGSWRGRKLPVHDLEGLRPTIDRVKETLFNWVAQDIPHSTCLDVFAGSGGLGFEAASRQAKMVTLLEMNQKAAKQLSDNAKELKADNINVVNTDAISFLKKPGTPYDMVFLDPPFRKGLLAETIQLLEGNGWLADNAIIYVETEKELKLEAMPENWELHRDKTTGQSSYRLFNRITEE from the coding sequence ATGGTAAGACGTCGCCAGCAAAACACATCACAAAAAAAGCCATCCGGAGGCTTTGTTCGAATTATTAGTGGCTCATGGAGAGGTAGAAAGCTGCCTGTCCATGATTTAGAAGGATTACGCCCAACCATTGACCGAGTAAAAGAGACACTCTTTAACTGGGTGGCTCAAGATATCCCACATTCAACTTGCTTGGATGTATTTGCCGGTTCTGGCGGTCTAGGTTTTGAAGCAGCTTCTCGCCAAGCAAAAATGGTGACACTGCTCGAAATGAACCAAAAGGCAGCTAAACAGCTTTCTGATAACGCGAAAGAGCTTAAAGCAGACAACATCAATGTGGTAAATACTGATGCTATCTCTTTCCTTAAGAAGCCAGGTACCCCTTACGATATGGTTTTCCTTGATCCACCATTTCGTAAAGGCTTACTTGCAGAAACAATACAACTGCTTGAGGGTAACGGTTGGCTTGCAGACAATGCCATCATTTACGTTGAGACAGAGAAAGAACTGAAACTCGAAGCTATGCCAGAGAACTGGGAATTGCATCGCGATAAGACCACCGGGCAGTCAAGCTACCGACTGTTCAATCGAATCACTGAAGAATAG
- the ubiA gene encoding 4-hydroxybenzoate octaprenyltransferase has translation MLATKAKAYWQLTRMNRPIGTLLLLWPTLWSLIIAAQGMPDFDVLVVFVLGVVLMRSAGCVINDFADRKVDGHVKRTKQRPLPSGLVSSKEAILLFLVLAVVSFLLVLTMNPLTIKLSFIGVGLAFIYPFMKRFTHLPQLFLGLAFSWAIPMAWAAQTSDLPSIVWFIFVINALWTIAYDTQYAMVDRDDDLKVGIKSTAILFGRFDKLIVGALQLVTLAMLIALGMHYQLGDTFYWALLVAGSLFVYQQHLMRHRDRDLCFQAFLNNNYVGMAVTVGLFITFW, from the coding sequence ATGCTTGCCACCAAAGCGAAGGCGTATTGGCAATTAACGCGAATGAATCGTCCGATTGGTACCCTATTGCTCCTTTGGCCTACCTTGTGGTCGCTGATTATCGCCGCGCAAGGTATGCCCGATTTTGATGTCTTGGTTGTTTTTGTTCTCGGCGTAGTATTGATGCGTTCAGCTGGCTGTGTGATCAATGATTTTGCTGACCGTAAAGTGGATGGTCATGTTAAACGCACCAAGCAGCGTCCATTACCTTCTGGTTTAGTTTCCAGCAAGGAAGCTATTCTGCTCTTTTTAGTGTTAGCCGTGGTTTCATTCTTGCTGGTACTGACCATGAACCCACTGACCATTAAGCTCTCTTTTATTGGGGTTGGTCTAGCGTTTATTTATCCTTTCATGAAGCGTTTTACGCATCTTCCACAGCTGTTCCTTGGCTTGGCGTTTAGCTGGGCGATACCAATGGCATGGGCTGCACAAACCAGTGATCTACCAAGTATCGTTTGGTTTATCTTCGTGATTAATGCGCTGTGGACAATCGCTTACGACACCCAATATGCGATGGTTGACCGAGACGATGATCTTAAGGTTGGTATCAAGTCGACAGCGATTTTGTTTGGCCGTTTCGACAAGCTGATTGTGGGTGCTTTGCAACTCGTCACCCTAGCGATGCTGATTGCGTTAGGCATGCATTACCAACTAGGTGATACCTTCTATTGGGCATTGTTGGTCGCAGGAAGCTTGTTTGTGTATCAACAACATCTGATGCGCCACCGTGATCGTGACCTCTGCTTTCAAGCCTTTCTCAACAACAATTATGTTGGAATGGCAGTAACCGTAGGCTTGTTCATTACCTTCTGGTAA
- the ftsE gene encoding cell division ATP-binding protein FtsE — protein sequence MIKFQQVSKAYRGGRQALQKVDFHLKRGEMAFLGGHSGAGKSTLLKLICAIERPTDGRVWFNDHDITRIPAKDIPFLRRNIGIVFQDHRLLMDRSIFDNVALPMRIESISENEIKRRVSAALDKTGLLDKARCLPSQLSGGEQQRVGIARAVVNRPTLLLADEPTGNLDPELSNRVLRLFEEFNRAGVTIILATHDIGLVNTRPQYRHLELNQGFLSEVEDYGRE from the coding sequence GTGATCAAATTTCAGCAAGTGAGCAAAGCCTACCGAGGCGGACGCCAAGCACTCCAAAAAGTGGACTTCCATCTCAAACGTGGAGAGATGGCATTTTTAGGCGGGCACTCCGGTGCAGGTAAAAGTACCTTGCTGAAGTTGATTTGCGCGATTGAACGCCCAACTGACGGTCGCGTTTGGTTCAACGATCACGATATCACTCGTATTCCAGCTAAAGACATTCCCTTTTTACGTCGTAATATCGGGATTGTCTTTCAAGATCATCGCCTGCTGATGGACCGATCGATTTTTGATAATGTCGCGCTGCCTATGCGTATTGAATCTATTTCTGAAAATGAAATAAAACGCCGAGTCAGTGCTGCGTTGGATAAAACCGGCTTACTCGACAAAGCCCGTTGTTTACCAAGCCAGCTTTCGGGTGGTGAACAACAACGCGTGGGTATCGCTCGCGCTGTAGTAAACCGCCCAACTCTGCTTTTAGCCGATGAACCGACTGGTAACCTAGATCCTGAGTTATCCAACCGTGTATTGCGGTTGTTTGAAGAGTTCAACCGCGCAGGTGTGACGATCATCCTAGCAACACACGATATCGGGTTAGTGAACACTCGCCCTCAATATCGTCATCTTGAATTAAACCAAGGTTTTTTGAGCGAGGTTGAAGACTATGGCCGCGAATAA
- a CDS encoding DUF1145 domain-containing protein — translation MKFLLPLAKAAIAFVWFILIVNIFYPFPGNAAIALYIMTAFLFFMHGLQMLIFIGAFGDKIEMSRWEKWSILIFGVFALLDIRRKHMM, via the coding sequence ATGAAGTTCTTGCTTCCACTAGCAAAAGCAGCCATCGCCTTTGTTTGGTTTATCTTAATCGTAAATATTTTCTACCCGTTTCCGGGTAATGCTGCGATCGCACTTTATATCATGACAGCGTTCTTGTTCTTCATGCACGGCCTGCAGATGCTGATTTTTATCGGTGCATTCGGCGATAAGATCGAGATGTCACGTTGGGAGAAGTGGTCAATATTGATTTTCGGAGTCTTTGCCCTACTCGATATCCGTCGTAAACATATGATGTAA
- the ftsY gene encoding signal recognition particle-docking protein FtsY, with protein sequence MTEKKKRGLLSWLGFGEEEQSPKTQNEANVESVEDQTEVESQVEAEQVAPEAEVAKPTESEQALEETQQELQPVAAEAEAEAEAEAEQEEVVSPQAKVEEVQEKPTESFFARLKRSLSRTKANIGAGFFGLFKGKQIDEDLFEELEEQLLIADVGMNTTVKIIENLTEKASRNDLKDGEALYGLLKEEMADILSQVEQPLVVDTTKTPYVILMVGVNGVGKTTTIGKLAKQFQNEGKKVMLAAGDTFRAAAVEQLQVWGQRNDVPVIAQHTGADSASVIYDAIEAAKARGVDVVIADTAGRLQNKSNLMEELRKIVRVMKKIDDSAPHEIMLTLDAGTGQNAISQAKLFSEVAPVTGITLTKLDGTAKGGVIFSIADQFQIPIRYIGVGEGIDDLRPFESKDFIEALFSREE encoded by the coding sequence ATGACGGAAAAAAAGAAGCGCGGATTATTATCGTGGCTTGGTTTTGGTGAAGAAGAACAAAGCCCAAAAACTCAGAATGAAGCGAACGTAGAAAGCGTTGAAGATCAAACTGAAGTTGAATCGCAAGTTGAGGCTGAACAGGTCGCGCCTGAAGCTGAAGTCGCTAAGCCAACTGAATCTGAGCAAGCGCTTGAAGAAACTCAACAAGAGCTGCAACCTGTCGCAGCAGAAGCAGAAGCAGAAGCAGAAGCAGAAGCAGAGCAGGAAGAAGTGGTGTCTCCTCAAGCTAAGGTTGAAGAAGTACAAGAGAAGCCAACAGAAAGCTTCTTTGCTCGCCTTAAGCGCAGTCTTAGCCGCACTAAAGCAAACATCGGTGCGGGCTTCTTTGGTCTGTTCAAAGGCAAGCAAATCGATGAAGACCTGTTTGAAGAGCTAGAAGAGCAACTTCTGATCGCTGACGTGGGTATGAATACCACGGTTAAGATCATTGAAAACCTGACAGAAAAAGCATCTCGCAATGACCTAAAAGACGGCGAAGCACTTTATGGTCTGCTCAAAGAAGAGATGGCGGATATCCTAAGCCAAGTGGAACAGCCATTAGTGGTTGATACCACCAAAACGCCTTACGTTATCTTAATGGTTGGTGTGAACGGTGTGGGTAAGACGACTACTATCGGTAAACTGGCGAAACAATTCCAAAATGAAGGCAAGAAAGTGATGCTAGCGGCGGGTGATACCTTCCGTGCAGCAGCTGTTGAACAACTTCAGGTTTGGGGTCAGCGTAACGATGTCCCTGTTATTGCTCAACACACAGGTGCGGATAGCGCGTCAGTTATCTACGATGCAATTGAAGCGGCGAAAGCACGTGGCGTTGACGTAGTGATTGCCGATACAGCAGGTCGTTTGCAGAACAAGAGCAATCTGATGGAAGAGCTACGCAAGATTGTTCGTGTAATGAAGAAGATTGATGACTCTGCGCCGCACGAAATCATGCTAACGCTAGATGCCGGTACTGGTCAGAATGCTATCAGCCAAGCGAAACTATTCAGTGAAGTGGCTCCAGTAACGGGTATTACACTGACCAAGCTAGATGGTACAGCGAAAGGTGGCGTAATTTTCTCAATTGCTGACCAGTTCCAGATTCCAATTCGCTACATTGGCGTGGGTGAAGGTATTGATGACCTACGTCCATTTGAGTCAAAAGACTTCATTGAAGCACTATTTAGCCGCGAAGAGTAA
- the glpG gene encoding rhomboid family intramembrane serine protease GlpG codes for MIRLMVLDNPRLAQAFIDYMASRQIPIQMSPEGEGRFALWLIDGQFQVETEAELNRFLSEPNHKRYQAASWDMAETRKSNFHYHTPSFMGMIKAKAGPVTLSIMSVCVVIFALQQIGFGQAIFNALHFPAVDGQQWQLWRWLSHAVLHFSVMHIAFNILWWWQLGGDIEKKLGGLKLLQIFAVSSALSGAGQYWVEGANFGGLSGVVYALVGYLWVVGAKAPQLGLGIPRQIVGFMLVWLVLGYMQPFMAIANTAHLAGLAAGVMIGFIDAMKAPSSARS; via the coding sequence ATGATTAGATTGATGGTGTTAGACAACCCACGTCTTGCTCAAGCATTTATTGATTATATGGCGTCTCGTCAGATCCCTATTCAGATGTCTCCTGAGGGTGAAGGGCGTTTTGCTCTTTGGCTTATTGATGGTCAATTTCAGGTGGAAACTGAAGCTGAGCTCAACCGCTTTTTGTCGGAACCCAATCATAAGCGTTATCAAGCGGCGTCTTGGGATATGGCAGAGACTAGAAAGAGCAACTTTCATTACCACACGCCAAGCTTCATGGGCATGATAAAAGCCAAAGCTGGCCCAGTAACACTGAGTATCATGTCGGTGTGTGTGGTGATTTTTGCTTTGCAGCAGATAGGTTTCGGGCAAGCGATTTTTAACGCATTGCATTTCCCTGCGGTTGATGGGCAGCAATGGCAATTGTGGCGCTGGCTCAGTCATGCTGTTTTGCATTTCTCAGTTATGCACATCGCATTTAATATCTTGTGGTGGTGGCAACTGGGTGGAGATATTGAGAAAAAGTTAGGCGGTCTTAAGTTACTGCAAATATTTGCTGTCTCTTCTGCGCTTTCTGGTGCTGGTCAATATTGGGTTGAAGGTGCTAACTTCGGTGGACTGTCTGGTGTGGTGTATGCCTTGGTTGGTTACCTATGGGTAGTTGGCGCCAAAGCACCACAACTTGGGTTGGGTATTCCAAGACAGATCGTCGGCTTTATGTTGGTGTGGTTGGTACTTGGCTACATGCAACCGTTTATGGCGATCGCTAACACGGCACATTTAGCTGGCCTAGCCGCTGGTGTCATGATTGGTTTTATCGATGCAATGAAAGCACCAAGCTCGGCAAGAAGCTAA